TACACCAGCGCGACCACCAGGTTCCCGAGCAGCAGCAGCGCCGACACCGCCGACGCGTAGCCGAGCCGCCCGCCCTCCAGCGCCTGCCGGTAGATCAGCACGGGCAGCACCTCGGACCCGTGGTTCGGCCCGCCCGCGGTGAGCAGGAAGGGCGTGAAGTCGTTGGCCGTCCACAGGCTGATGAGCAGCGTGTTGGTCAGCACGTGCCCGCGGATGTGCGGGAACACCACGTCGCGGACGGTCTGCCACCCGCCGGCACCGGCGAGCCGGGCGGTCTCCAGGTGCGAGGGCGGCACCACGGCCAGCGCGGAGGTGTAGAGCAGCATGGAGAACGCCGTGCCGCGCCAGGTGTTGAACACGACCAGGCAGGCCATCGGGTACTCGACCAGCCACGCCGTGCCGGGTCGGTCGAGCAGCAGGCCGAGCGTGCCGCCGTCGCGGCTCAGCACGGCGAACCACAGGTAGGCGACCACGGGGCCGGGCAGGATCCACGCCAGCAGCACGAACCCCTCGGCGGTGCGGCGCAAACCCGGGCGCACCCGGCGCAGCAGCCAGGCGAGCGCGAAGCCCAGGGCGTTCTGCCCGACGACCGCGGAGCCGAGCACGAACAGCGCGGTCAGCCAGAGCGAGTTGGTGAACAGCGGGTCGTCCAGGGCGGTGGTGAAGTTGTCCGCGCCGACCACGCTCGGCGACGCGGCGGCCGGGCCGGTCAGCTGGTAGTCGGTGATGCCGATGTAGAGGGTCCACAGCGCCGGGAAGACCAGGAAGAGGCCGATCAGCAGCAGCGCCGGCGCGACGAAGCCGACCGCCCGCGCGACGCCCAGACCGGTGGGGTCCCGACCGATGGCCGGTGGGGCGGCGAGGGCCGGGCCGGCACGCCCCGAATCGGCGGCCCCCGAGTTGGCGAACCCCGCGTCGGTGAGGCCCGGGCCGTCGCCCCGCGCACCGGTGGGCGCCGGGCCGGCGCGACCCGAATCAGCAGACCCCGGGCCAGCGGCCCCCGGCCCCGCGCGCCCCCGGTCAGCCGACCGCAACGGAGTCCTCGCCGACCGCCTTGACCAGCGCCTCCTGGTACGAGCGCGCGGCGTCGTCCGGGCTGCGGCCCGCCACCACGTCGGCGGTGGCCTGCTGCAACGCGGCCGACACCTTCGGGTAGTCGGCGAGCCCCGGCCGGTACCGGGTGATCGGCAGCACCCGCTGGGCGACGAAGCCCAGCATCGGGTCCCCGGCCAGCACCTCCTCGTTGACGTCGGTGCGCTGGGTGATCTGCGCCCGCCCCGACAGCGACGACTTGACCGCCTCGGCGGAGTTGAGGAACCGCAGGAACTCCCATGCCTGCCCGGGGTAGCGGGTGTTCGGGTTGACCACCCGCACCCCGCCGCCGGACATGCTCACGAAGTCCTGCCCGCCGACCCCGGTCCCCGGTGCGCGCGCCGGGATCAGCGCCCACCCGACGGTGGTGTCGCGGTCGGCCATCTTCGCCACGCCGTTGCGCGGCTCGACCACCGAGCGCCAGAAGTAGTCGCCCTCCAGCAGGATGCCGATCCGGTCCTCGGCGAACAGCTCGAACGACCGCTCCCGCCCCTTGGCCTCCTGCTGGAGGACCGGGTCGCCGAGCCCGTCGCGGTAGATGCGCTGGTACAGCCCGAGGACGTCCTTCACGGCGGCCGTGGCGCCCTGCCACTTGCCGTTGTCGTGCACGAGCGCGCCGGTGCCCGCCAACGCGGGCAGCACGCCCTGCATGGTGGTGGCCTCGCCCATCGCGGTGCCGGCGTTGAGCTGGAGCGGCCACACCCCGGGCAGCGCCTTGAGCCTCGTCGCGGTGGCCAGCACGTCGTCCCAGCTGCGGGGCTGCCAGTCGGTGGGCAGCCCGGCCCGCGCGAACAGCTCCTTGTTGTAGAACAGCACCCGGCCGTCGGTGCCCATGGGCACGCCGTAGCGCCTGCCCTCGAACTCCCCCAGGCCCTGCACGGCGTCCGGGATCCGCCCCCAGCCGTCCCACGCGTCGACTTCGGCACCGCCGACGACCTCGTCGAGCGGCTTGACGTGCCCGGCCTGGGCGAACTCGCCGAGCCAGATGCCGTCCAGCTCGACGACGTCGCCACCGCCGCCGGTCTTGAAGTCCAGCGCGACCTTGGTCTTGTAGTCCTCGTCGCCCGCGCCGTTCTGCTCGAAGCGGACCGTGGCGTTGACGCCCTTGGCCCGCTGCGCCTCGGTGAACCGGGGGATGACCCAGTTGGTGATCCACTCCGCGCCGGCCGCGTTCTTGCCGCCCGCCACCGCGTTGGCGGTGAGCGTCAGCGTGATGTCCTTGGCGTCGGCGTTGCGCGTCGGGTCCGCTTCCCGGTCCTGGCCGAGGCACCCGGCGAGCAGGCCCGCCACCGACAGCAGGACGACCGTTGTCCGCCGCATCCGCGCTCCTCCGCCCCGAGGCCCGCCAGTACGTCACCCACCAACATGGCACTCGGCCCCGGTGAGCGCAGCACCCCGGTCAGCCTTCACCCGTTCGTCCCACGCGGTGCCGGACGGCCTCCTCGAACCCGGCGGCCAGCCGCATGCCGCGCGGGCCGGTGGCCGCCACGGCGCACGGCGGCCGGGGGCGTCGCACGCACCACGACCCGACGCGGAAGTCCCGCACCGAGTACCACCCGCCGTCGATCGGCGAGCCGACCGCGTGGCCGCCGAACGCGGCCGACGACCGCTCGGCGTCCTGAACGGCGCGACCGCTTCCGGCGGTGGAGCCGGGGACGTGGCCGTGGGGCGGGTTCCCGATCGCGGTGGCGCGGCGTGCTCCGGGTCAGCCGGTGTCGAACGGGACGGTGCCCACCACCGCGAGACGGCGGTGGTGGGCACCTGGCGATCCGCGCCCGCGGGTCCTCGGGCCTCTCCCCGGCCGGGACCGCGCGCGGGCGCGGATCAGGCCGCGCTGGAACCGCGGGTGTCCCCGGCGGCCTCGCCGTGGTGGTGGCCGCCGCCGAAGCGGTGGACGTGGAACCGGGCGGCCTCGGCGGGCATGACCACGAAGGGCCGCATCATGCCCTCGTCCTCGTGGTCGAGGATGTGGCAGTGGTACATGAAGTTGCCCGTCGCGGAGTCGAAGCGGCCCGCGATGGACAGCCACTCCCCCGCGTTGACCTGGTAGGTGTCCTTCCAGCCCCGCTCGTGCGGGTCCAGCGGCCTGCCCGGTCCGGGCGCGGGCAGCGGGGTCGCGGTGCCGCCGGTGGCGACGTCGAAGCCCGCGGCCGCGTTGGTCGCCGGGTCCAGCGGGAAGTTGGTGCGGTCGAGGGCCTGGAACCGGCTCAGGTGGACGTGCATCGGGTGCGTCGGGCCGCCGAGGTGGAGGAAGTTCCACACCGCCCACCGGCCGTGGTCGATGAAGACGCTCGTGGTGTCGTCGAACAGGCTCGCGACCCGCTCGAACGTGCGCACCAGCCCGGTGGCCGGGTCGGTGAGCTGGACGATCCCGTCCGCGGGCAGGGTGGCGGGCACCCGTTCGGGGTCGGTGACCTCCTGCATCTCCCACATCTGCGGGTGGCCCTCGCCCGCGGTGCCCGGCGGCACCAGGGCGATGAAGACGTGGTCGTGGTCCTCGGGCACCGTGGTGCCGTGGTGCAGCCGCACGTAGGACGGCGACAGCACCTCCGGCAGCCGGAACGCGTCGTGCCGGGTGCGGTCCTCCACCCGGAACTGCATGATGTCCGGCTCCGGCGCCGCGTTCGGCTGGGCGTTGGTCAGCCGCAGCCGCCTGCCCCGCAGCCGCGAGAAGTCGACCAGCAGGTCGGCCCGCTCGCCCGGGGCGAGGACCAGGCCGCCGTCGGGCAGCGCGGCGGGCACGGGCAGCAGGCCGCTGTCGGTGCCGATCTGGTGCACGGCGTCGTCGTGCGACTCGCCGGTCTCGTCGTCGACCAGGTGCAGCCGGTAGAAGCGCGCGTTCGAGGCGTTGACCACGCGGAAGCGGTA
This portion of the Saccharothrix syringae genome encodes:
- a CDS encoding carbohydrate ABC transporter permease, with protein sequence MRSADRGRAGPGAAGPGSADSGRAGPAPTGARGDGPGLTDAGFANSGAADSGRAGPALAAPPAIGRDPTGLGVARAVGFVAPALLLIGLFLVFPALWTLYIGITDYQLTGPAAASPSVVGADNFTTALDDPLFTNSLWLTALFVLGSAVVGQNALGFALAWLLRRVRPGLRRTAEGFVLLAWILPGPVVAYLWFAVLSRDGGTLGLLLDRPGTAWLVEYPMACLVVFNTWRGTAFSMLLYTSALAVVPPSHLETARLAGAGGWQTVRDVVFPHIRGHVLTNTLLISLWTANDFTPFLLTAGGPNHGSEVLPVLIYRQALEGGRLGYASAVSALLLLGNLVVALVYLRLLRRRA
- a CDS encoding extracellular solute-binding protein; this encodes MRRTTVVLLSVAGLLAGCLGQDREADPTRNADAKDITLTLTANAVAGGKNAAGAEWITNWVIPRFTEAQRAKGVNATVRFEQNGAGDEDYKTKVALDFKTGGGGDVVELDGIWLGEFAQAGHVKPLDEVVGGAEVDAWDGWGRIPDAVQGLGEFEGRRYGVPMGTDGRVLFYNKELFARAGLPTDWQPRSWDDVLATATRLKALPGVWPLQLNAGTAMGEATTMQGVLPALAGTGALVHDNGKWQGATAAVKDVLGLYQRIYRDGLGDPVLQQEAKGRERSFELFAEDRIGILLEGDYFWRSVVEPRNGVAKMADRDTTVGWALIPARAPGTGVGGQDFVSMSGGGVRVVNPNTRYPGQAWEFLRFLNSAEAVKSSLSGRAQITQRTDVNEEVLAGDPMLGFVAQRVLPITRYRPGLADYPKVSAALQQATADVVAGRSPDDAARSYQEALVKAVGEDSVAVG
- a CDS encoding multicopper oxidase family protein, which gives rise to MTDVITRPAVAGPTFGLTKFLDPLRVPPVLRPHLWWHHDSLTVTMVRTEVRLHSQLPPTTVWAYDGHFPGPTIEVRDGRRIRVAWTNEIDGKVPLVAVQAPVASAPQNSPGFRNPDGSLPEGVSLIEGVADLPSWNVVHLHGAHTGGGNDGWAHNAVLKGASQLAEYPNVQRSATLWYHDHAMAVTRFNVHAGLVGMYLIRDEEETALDLPSGDHEVPLVITDRNLDTDADGNPTGQLLYKVPFVTTAAGEVLHLPFSGPFTLVNGVIWPHLDVEARWYRFRVVNASNARFYRLHLVDDETGESHDDAVHQIGTDSGLLPVPAALPDGGLVLAPGERADLLVDFSRLRGRRLRLTNAQPNAAPEPDIMQFRVEDRTRHDAFRLPEVLSPSYVRLHHGTTVPEDHDHVFIALVPPGTAGEGHPQMWEMQEVTDPERVPATLPADGIVQLTDPATGLVRTFERVASLFDDTTSVFIDHGRWAVWNFLHLGGPTHPMHVHLSRFQALDRTNFPLDPATNAAAGFDVATGGTATPLPAPGPGRPLDPHERGWKDTYQVNAGEWLSIAGRFDSATGNFMYHCHILDHEDEGMMRPFVVMPAEAARFHVHRFGGGHHHGEAAGDTRGSSAA